One Triticum dicoccoides isolate Atlit2015 ecotype Zavitan chromosome 4B, WEW_v2.0, whole genome shotgun sequence genomic window carries:
- the LOC119295487 gene encoding glyceraldehyde-3-phosphate dehydrogenase 2, cytosolic-like isoform X1, whose amino-acid sequence MFGCRNPEEIPWAAAGAEYVVESTGVFTDKDKVAAHIKGGAKKVIIFAPSKDAPMFVCSVNEKEYKSDIDILSNASCTTNCLAPLAKVINDRFGIVEGLMTTVHAMTATRKTIDGPSSKYWRGGRAASFNIIPSSTCAAKAILFDLMEGYEGSQFKRSCARGMGQKGGVELLQPI is encoded by the exons ATGTTTGGCTGCAG GAACCCTGAGGAGATCCCATGGGCTGCTGCTGGTGCTGAGTACGTTGTTGAGTCCACCGGTGTTTTCACTGACAAGGACAAGGTTGCAGCTCACATTAAG GGTGGTGCCAAGAAGGTCATCATTTTTGCTCCCAGCAAGGATGCTCCCATGTTTGTCTGTAGTGTCAATGAGAAGGAATACAAATCTGACATCGACATTTTATCCAACGCTAGCTGCACCACTAACTGCCTTGCTCCTCTTGCTAAG GTTATCAATGACAGGTTTGGCATCGTTGAGGGTTTGATGACCACAGTTCATGCCATGACTG CAACCCGGAAGACTATTGATGGTCCTTCCAGCAAGTACTGGAGAGGTGGAAGGGCTGCCAGCTTCAACATCATTCCGAGCAGCACTTGTGCTGCAAAG GCTATTTTGTTTGATTTGATGGAGGGTTATGAAGGGAGCCAGTTCAAGAGATCATGTGCAA GGGGCATGGGTCAGAAGGGGGGCGTGGAACTGCTGCAGCCCATCTGA
- the LOC119295487 gene encoding glyceraldehyde-3-phosphate dehydrogenase 2, cytosolic-like isoform X3 — MFGCRNPEEIPWAAAGAEYVVESTGVFTDKDKVAAHIKGGAKKVIIFAPSKDAPMFVCSVNEKEYKSDIDILSNASCTTNCLAPLAKVINDRFGIVEGLMTTVHAMTATRKTIDGPSSKYWRGGRAASFNIIPSSTCAAKAILFDLMEGYEGSQFKRSCAK; from the exons ATGTTTGGCTGCAG GAACCCTGAGGAGATCCCATGGGCTGCTGCTGGTGCTGAGTACGTTGTTGAGTCCACCGGTGTTTTCACTGACAAGGACAAGGTTGCAGCTCACATTAAG GGTGGTGCCAAGAAGGTCATCATTTTTGCTCCCAGCAAGGATGCTCCCATGTTTGTCTGTAGTGTCAATGAGAAGGAATACAAATCTGACATCGACATTTTATCCAACGCTAGCTGCACCACTAACTGCCTTGCTCCTCTTGCTAAG GTTATCAATGACAGGTTTGGCATCGTTGAGGGTTTGATGACCACAGTTCATGCCATGACTG CAACCCGGAAGACTATTGATGGTCCTTCCAGCAAGTACTGGAGAGGTGGAAGGGCTGCCAGCTTCAACATCATTCCGAGCAGCACTTGTGCTGCAAAG GCTATTTTGTTTGATTTGATGGAGGGTTATGAAGGGAGCCAGTTCAAGAGATCATGTGCAA AATAG
- the LOC119295487 gene encoding glyceraldehyde-3-phosphate dehydrogenase 2, cytosolic-like isoform X2, which yields MFGCRNPEEIPWAAAGAEYVVESTGVFTDKDKVAAHIKGGAKKVIIFAPSKDAPMFVCSVNEKEYKSDIDILSNASCTTNCLAPLAKVINDRFGIVEGLMTTVHAMTATRKTIDGPSSKYWRGGRAASFNIIPSSTCAAKAILFDLMEGYEGSQFKRSCAKGTPPEFVLQVWVF from the exons ATGTTTGGCTGCAG GAACCCTGAGGAGATCCCATGGGCTGCTGCTGGTGCTGAGTACGTTGTTGAGTCCACCGGTGTTTTCACTGACAAGGACAAGGTTGCAGCTCACATTAAG GGTGGTGCCAAGAAGGTCATCATTTTTGCTCCCAGCAAGGATGCTCCCATGTTTGTCTGTAGTGTCAATGAGAAGGAATACAAATCTGACATCGACATTTTATCCAACGCTAGCTGCACCACTAACTGCCTTGCTCCTCTTGCTAAG GTTATCAATGACAGGTTTGGCATCGTTGAGGGTTTGATGACCACAGTTCATGCCATGACTG CAACCCGGAAGACTATTGATGGTCCTTCCAGCAAGTACTGGAGAGGTGGAAGGGCTGCCAGCTTCAACATCATTCCGAGCAGCACTTGTGCTGCAAAG GCTATTTTGTTTGATTTGATGGAGGGTTATGAAGGGAGCCAGTTCAAGAGATCATGTGCAA AAGGTACTCCTCCGGAATTTGTCCTCCAAGTCTGGGTATTTTGA